The Pseudomonas multiresinivorans DNA window TATTTCCTACCCTACCGGCAGCCTCTATATCTGTCGCAAGGAGGTTTGGAAGTGTTGCCCACTCGATGAGTCGCTGTTGTGGGTCGAGTACGAAGATATCGAGCACGGCATCCGCAGTTCGAAACTCGGTGTTCCCACTCGCGTGAATCCGTATGGCATCACGCAGACGGTGACCTCGCGAGCAGTACTGGGATCCACGGCTTTCATCGAGACTGCCAATGGTTCGATCAAGTCTGCATCGCCCAACAATCTTTCGCTGTTGCCGAAGAAGCCCCTGCTGCGCATGACCACCGCCGCCGCACTGGCCAGGCTTCAGCAATTCGCCAGCAAGTACGTTACTGACGAAACGGCTGCCGCTATTCCCACCGGGCTGAAGGAAATCAAAGCGCGGCGCTGGGTCGGACTGATCAGTACGCTGATACGGCATTCGTCGTTCCGTAATGACTTGGCTTCGGTCAGGCAGTTCATCATTGATTTCGAAAAGCTGGTGCTGCTCGATCAGTTACCGGACGGCCTGCGCTTGGAGTATGAACAGCGGTTCCTCAAGGACCCTGCAGATGCCAAGCACAACTTCATCGTCGATTGCTGGCCTATCCGCAGCATGATCAAGCAGCGCACGGTGCAGACCTGGTTCTTCGAGAGCCCGCAGGAGTACTTCCACAATCGCTCCCTGTCTCTGCCGGGGGTGTTGTTGTCCGCCTTGTCGCTGTACCGGAACAACGGGAAGTTCTTCTACTTCACCAGCTTCAGGGAGTGCTTGCGCAGCATCCACAACTCGACGCCCTTTGATCGTTATGCCAGGACCGAACCGTGAACGTATTTGTAGTCGCTCGTGACGCTGGTCCGACGAATACCCGTGAGCTGGTGCAGATGCTGGACGCCATCCAGACGGAAAGTGCAGCCAGAAGCAGCATCGTTGCCGTGGACAGCTTCTACAACCTGCCGGTTGCCTCGGGGAGCGAGGGCGAATGCAGGGCCTTCCAGCTGGATGACTTCGTGCATGCGAAGGGCAGCATCACCGATGGCAAGGTCATTCTCGACACCAACCGAATTGCCGAACAGGTCGGTTCTGCCGATCAGGGCTGGCTGGTTGTCGACTTCGGTCAGCACCGACTTGAGACCGGCCAGGACTTCATCGCCAAGCTGGCGGCCTGCTTCTACATGTTGCCGCCAGCGCAGCAGCGGAAGCTGGCCTTCAGGGTCGCGCGCGTGCAGCTGCCGCTTTATCTGCGGGCCAGCAACGCGGCGTTTAATGTTCTGCCCGAAACACGAGGGGAGTCGTCTGGCTCGCTGCAGACCAACATGCTGTTCCTTTCTGCGGGCACCGAGAAATTCGTCGAGCGCCTTCCGCTGTTCAAGTTGCCCTTCGCGATGGTGCGTGCACTGGCAAGATTCGCCATGCGTCGACTCAGCAGGCGAAACGGGATCTAAGCGAGTACAGAAATGGAAAATATAGGACGCAGATCATTCGTTTCCGGGCTGTTGATTCTTTCCGGTGGACTTGCGGGCCACGCGATCACCAAGGTCGTGAGCAATGCCGATGCCCGTCGCTTCGATCCGCATAATTTCGTCCTGAGAAACCAGCATCTGAATCTTCAGCTTGTTTCCCAGGAGATGTTGCTCAAGATCCTTTCGCGAAAAGTCACCGAGGCCGATCGCATGGCGCTGATGGGGCAACTGATCAACCCCAACCGTCATCTCTTCGTTGCTGACGCCGCATCACGCCAGCACGGTGTTCCCGGCTTCTTCCGAGTTTCAGAATAAACATGTTTGTCGATACCCTGATCATCGGTAATGGTTTCGCTGGCCGCGCAGTTGCCAGCGAACTGGATGGCGACGTGCTGATTGTCGAGCGCGGCGAGAAGTTCAATATTTTCGAACGGCGCCAGGCCTTCGATCAGCGTTTGAAGCGGGAGGGGGTTGATCGCCATTTCGCCAAGATTCGTGATGCGTATGCCTCGGCCCTTCCGTTCAACAAGCCCGAAAAGATCGGCAAGGACTGTTGGTCGGAGTACATCCTGGTCGATGGAGGCTGCTCGAATCACTGGGGTGGCTTGAGCTTCCGGCTCAGCGAGAACGTCTTTGCCGACCGCGCAGGTGTTTTCGCCTGGCCGTTCAGCATGGCTGAGATGAAACCCTTCTATGACAAGGCCGAGGGACTGCTGCGCATCTGCGCCGACCCGCAGGACCCCGACGGGCGTAATGCACGTGCGGCCATCAAGGGCGTCAGCAAATGGCGGAAGGAACTCGAACCGTACTTCCCCGCCGCCTACATCGGCGCTCAGTCGCACAACCTCACCGGAGATAACTCCAATGGCCAGGGTTCCTGCATGGGGGCCGGGGATTGCGAGCTTTGTCCGATGGACGCCAAGACTCGGTCCCTGCATCTGCGCACCGATACCCGTGTACTCAATGGGGTAATGGTCGACTCCCTGCGCTTCGAGAATGGCAAGGCTGTGGAGGCGTTGTGCACGACGGAGTCGGGGCCGCTCAGCATCGGCTTCAATCGCTTGGTCGTGGCTGCCCATGGTGTCGAATCGATGAAGCTGCTGCTGCGCAGCAATTTGCCGGAGAGTACCCCGGCGCATCTGATGGGGCACCACTATCAGGATCACGCGATTGCCCAGGTCACCTGCATCCTGCCGGGGTCGACATTGCCTTACCACGAGCTCAGCACGGCTGCGCAGATTGTCATTCCGGAGTTGTCGGGCGAGCTTGAGGGGGTCGAGTACACCACCTTGGGGTTGATGACACCGGTAGGTGATTGGGCCCTGAGCAATGCGATTGATCTGGAAAAGATCAACCAATGGGAGCTGGAGGGAGCCATTCGTGGTGTCGGATCGACGCTGGCGCTCTTCATCCTGCTGGAAATTCCGCCGGAGTGGGATGTCGCCATTGGTTACAAGGACGGCAAGATCTCGCTCGATAGCTCGGCCTATCACCGCAAGAAGGGCGTGTATGACCGGGTCGTGGAGGAGATCTATACCAAGATCGCGGCCGCCGGAGCCATCCCGCTCAAGTCGGGGGAGACAAGGCATTACAACAACTGGTTTGGCACCCACCATCTGGTCGGGACGCTCGGCATGGGCAACGGGCCGCGTACCGTGGTCGATCCCGAGTTCAAGTTGCGCGGTGCGGACAATGTGTATGTCGTCGGCTCGGCGGTGTTCCCCCGTTGCGGTTCGCGCAACCCCACGGTCACTGTCGTTGCGCTGAGCTTGATGCTGGCTGACAAGCTCAACGGGAAAGTATGAGTATCACCTCCCGGCAACTGACCGTTCTGCTCCAGGGGCCGTTGTCCGACCGCGGGGTGGATATTGCTGGGCGCGCCATCGAGTCGGTGCGCCGTTGCCTGCCCGAAGCACAGGTCGTGTTGTCGACGACCGATCTGGGCCATCGGTCGGCCTACGACGGCGTAGTGTTCGTTGCTGATGGCTCTGCTTCGCACTTCGATGATGTCAATGGCAACGTCAATAACGTCAACAAGCTGATCTCGACCATGACCAATGGTCTGAAGCTGGTCGAGCGCGACTATTGCCTGAAGTTGCGAACGGACCATGTGATGCATAGCGACGCTGTGCTGTCGCGCATGGGGAATGGAGCCGACGCTGAGTTGTTCGACGAGCGCATCGGGGTTTCCAACCTTTTCCTGCGCAACCCCTGCAAGGTGCCCTACCTGTTCCATCTGACCGACACCGTACAGTTCGGGCGCACGCAGGATCTTCGCAAACTCTGGGATGTCAGCCAGCTGTCGGAGAGTTTCGTTCTCAGAGCGGCGGGGCCGCGGACCAACCCGCTAGGGACATTCCAGGGCTACACCTCTTTCCGACTCTTGCCGGAACAGGCGCTGTTTCTGCACTTTGCCCAGCGCAATGGCCTCGATCTCGATCTGGAGCATATCTCCCATACCAGCTTCCGGTTGTTCAGCGCCTGGGAAGATCTGCTGGTGGACAATTTCGAGCTCCACGACTGGCAGAACCTCGGCATCGAACCACCTGGCCGCTTTCTCAGCGCCCCCTACATTCCAGGCTCGGTGATGACTGAAGAGGACCAGCAGGTGTTGCGCACGCAACGCTCCTCGCTGCAGAAGGCGCTTCGTTACTCGGACCTGCTGATCAACAAGTATCTTCTGTGCTGGTTTCGTCCGCGCTGGCTGGTATCGGTTGCGTCGCTCCTGCTTTTTTCGCTTTCGTCCGGAGCGGCGCGTGCGGTCAGGGACTTCTATCGCCGCGTGAATGGTGCGGGGCGGGCGTGATGTTTTTCGGTTCGGGAAGCGCTCATCCCCCTTGCGCGTCGGCAGTCGTGCAGCAGCCATCCTGTGCAAGCGGGATGGGATCGCGATGAAGGTCCTGCATTTCTACAAGACCTTCGGTCTCGAACAATACGGCGGTGTCGAAATGTTCATTCGACACCTGACCCACGCCACCGCGATCCAGGGCTGCCAGAATACTGTGCTGTCGCTCGCGAAAGAGCCGATGAAGCCGGTTACAACATCCAGTTTCCGTCTGGTCCAGGCCAGGCAGGATCTGCATATCGCGTCGACTGGATTTTCCTGGTCCTCGCTGGGCGCGTTTGCGCGCCTGGCTGAGCAGGCCGATGTCATTCACTACCATTTCCCATGGCCTTTCATGGATCTCGTCCACCTCCTCAAGGGGCTGGGCAAGCCGAGCGTGGTGACCTACCACTCCGACATCGTCCGGCAGAAGGTGCTGTTGCAGCTCTATCGTCCGCTGATGCGGGCCTTCCTGGGGCGGGTGGATTCGATTGCGGCCACCAGCCCTAATTACCTGGAGAGCTCCTCCGTTCTGAAGCGCTACGAGGACAAGGCCTGTGCGATTCCCATCGGACTGGAGCAGGACCTTTATCCACGCCCGGACGTCACCGAGGTCGCTCGATTGCACCGCCAGTTCGGCGAGCGCTTTTTCCTCTTCGTGGGCGTGCTGCGCTACTACAAGGGCCTGCACTACCTGCTCGAAGCGATGAGGTCAGCTCCCTGGCCACTGCTGATCGTCGGTGCCGGACCGATGGAGCAGGAACTCATGCAGATGGCCAAAGAGCAAGGTCTGCAAAACGTGCATTTCCTGGGGCAGGTCAGCGAGCAGGCGAAGATCGACTTGATGTGGGCCTGCTACAGCGTGATCTTCCCCTCGCACCTGCGCTCCGAAGCTTTTGGCATCGGCTTGCTCGAAGGCGCGATGATGGGCAAACCGCTGATTTGCAGCGAGATCGGTACCGGAACCAGCTTCATCAATCAGCATGAGGAAACTGGAATCGTCGTGCCGCCAGCGGATGCCGCCGCATTGCGCCATGCCATGCAAACGCTGTGGGACGACCCTGCTCTAGCGGAGCGCTATGGACGTGCCGCACGGGAACGGTTCCTGAGCACCTTCACCGCCAGGGGGATGGGGGAGGCTTATAGCCAGCTCTATACCCGGGTGGCTGGCTGACAGGCTGACCGAAAGAAAAACGCCCGGCATCCTGCCGGGCGTTTTCATTTCACTCCAACACTTACTGCTGATGCAGCTTCCACGCATCCCCGTGGGGTGCGGTGCCCTTGTCGTAGGGGCGGAACAGGGTCATGTAGGCCAGGCCCAGCACGATCACGATGCCGCCCACCAGGATGATCCCGTAGTTCAGGTACCAGGGCGCATCCGGCGTGCGCGGCCAGGACATGTTGATGATCGCCAGCACGCCGTAGGTCAGCGCCAGGATGTTCACGATCCAGCCCCAGTTGCCCAGGGTGAAGGCACCGCTCGGCTTCCAGCCACGCAGGCGGGCGAACAGGGCGCCGCCGACGATCATCTGGAACGACAGGTAGATGCCGATGGCGGCGAAGCTCACCACCATGGCGATGGCATTCTGCAGATAGAAGCCGGCACAGACGATCACGCTGGGGATCACGCCGCAGGCGATCAGCGCCGCGACCGGCACGTGGGTGTTGGGCGACAGCCGCTTGAGCAGGCCGCTGCCCATCACCATTTCGTCGCGGGCGTAGGAGTAGAGCAGGCGGCTGGCGGCGGCCTGCAGGCTGAGCACGCAGGAGACGAAGGAGACGATGATCACGGCCATCACCAGGCGCGCACCGGTCACGCCGAAGGCGTTATCGAGGATGGTGGTCATCGGGTCCTTGTCGGCGCCGGAGATCACTGCCTGCATGTCCGGTACCGCGAGGATAAGTGCCAGGGCGGCGAAGATGGCTGCGCCGCCGCCGATCCAGATGGTCATGC harbors:
- a CDS encoding GMC oxidoreductase, coding for MFVDTLIIGNGFAGRAVASELDGDVLIVERGEKFNIFERRQAFDQRLKREGVDRHFAKIRDAYASALPFNKPEKIGKDCWSEYILVDGGCSNHWGGLSFRLSENVFADRAGVFAWPFSMAEMKPFYDKAEGLLRICADPQDPDGRNARAAIKGVSKWRKELEPYFPAAYIGAQSHNLTGDNSNGQGSCMGAGDCELCPMDAKTRSLHLRTDTRVLNGVMVDSLRFENGKAVEALCTTESGPLSIGFNRLVVAAHGVESMKLLLRSNLPESTPAHLMGHHYQDHAIAQVTCILPGSTLPYHELSTAAQIVIPELSGELEGVEYTTLGLMTPVGDWALSNAIDLEKINQWELEGAIRGVGSTLALFILLEIPPEWDVAIGYKDGKISLDSSAYHRKKGVYDRVVEEIYTKIAAAGAIPLKSGETRHYNNWFGTHHLVGTLGMGNGPRTVVDPEFKLRGADNVYVVGSAVFPRCGSRNPTVTVVALSLMLADKLNGKV
- a CDS encoding glycosyltransferase; this encodes MKVLHFYKTFGLEQYGGVEMFIRHLTHATAIQGCQNTVLSLAKEPMKPVTTSSFRLVQARQDLHIASTGFSWSSLGAFARLAEQADVIHYHFPWPFMDLVHLLKGLGKPSVVTYHSDIVRQKVLLQLYRPLMRAFLGRVDSIAATSPNYLESSSVLKRYEDKACAIPIGLEQDLYPRPDVTEVARLHRQFGERFFLFVGVLRYYKGLHYLLEAMRSAPWPLLIVGAGPMEQELMQMAKEQGLQNVHFLGQVSEQAKIDLMWACYSVIFPSHLRSEAFGIGLLEGAMMGKPLICSEIGTGTSFINQHEETGIVVPPADAAALRHAMQTLWDDPALAERYGRAARERFLSTFTARGMGEAYSQLYTRVAG
- a CDS encoding WavE lipopolysaccharide synthesis family protein translates to MSITSRQLTVLLQGPLSDRGVDIAGRAIESVRRCLPEAQVVLSTTDLGHRSAYDGVVFVADGSASHFDDVNGNVNNVNKLISTMTNGLKLVERDYCLKLRTDHVMHSDAVLSRMGNGADAELFDERIGVSNLFLRNPCKVPYLFHLTDTVQFGRTQDLRKLWDVSQLSESFVLRAAGPRTNPLGTFQGYTSFRLLPEQALFLHFAQRNGLDLDLEHISHTSFRLFSAWEDLLVDNFELHDWQNLGIEPPGRFLSAPYIPGSVMTEEDQQVLRTQRSSLQKALRYSDLLINKYLLCWFRPRWLVSVASLLLFSLSSGAARAVRDFYRRVNGAGRA